Proteins encoded in a region of the Streptomyces sp. NBC_01471 genome:
- a CDS encoding type II secretion system F family protein, with translation MIDILTAPVLIGAVLGLGVFVLVRALSRTKRSAVSQVQRIDALRAAGSGYERPGDHESHDGRLGSLRARVGVRIADLYFQQGWEQRSLRSDLAVLDRGWEGFLATKVLLGVVGLIFGPMLFAIAWVIGFARAPIIPVWLALVCGLLFFFLPDLEIRRDAADKRKDLRRVIGAYLDLVSMNLAGGRGLPEALMAAAEVSDGWALRRIRNALADARITGTSQWLALGRLGEDLGIEELKDLSSSLALVADDGAKVRESLASRAETMRHREMAEIEGAAGEKSQSMLVAQLLLCAGFLVFLIYPAAMRVFQV, from the coding sequence ATGATCGACATTCTCACCGCACCGGTACTGATCGGGGCCGTACTGGGCCTCGGCGTCTTCGTCCTCGTACGGGCCCTGTCGCGTACGAAGCGCTCCGCGGTCTCGCAGGTGCAGCGCATCGACGCGCTGCGTGCGGCCGGGTCCGGGTACGAGCGGCCGGGCGACCACGAATCCCACGACGGCCGGCTCGGTTCGCTGCGGGCCCGGGTGGGGGTGCGGATCGCGGACCTCTACTTCCAGCAGGGCTGGGAGCAGCGCTCGCTCCGCTCCGACCTGGCGGTCCTCGACCGCGGCTGGGAAGGGTTCCTGGCGACCAAGGTGCTGCTCGGCGTGGTCGGCCTGATCTTCGGCCCGATGCTCTTCGCCATCGCCTGGGTGATCGGCTTCGCCCGGGCACCGATCATTCCGGTCTGGCTCGCGCTGGTCTGCGGACTGCTGTTCTTCTTCCTGCCGGATCTGGAAATCCGACGGGACGCGGCGGACAAGCGCAAGGACCTGCGCCGCGTCATCGGCGCGTACCTGGACCTCGTCTCGATGAACCTGGCCGGCGGGCGCGGTCTGCCCGAGGCGCTGATGGCCGCCGCCGAGGTGAGCGACGGCTGGGCGCTGCGCCGGATCCGCAACGCGCTCGCGGACGCCCGGATCACCGGCACCAGCCAGTGGCTCGCGCTCGGCAGGCTCGGCGAGGATCTGGGCATCGAGGAACTGAAGGACTTGTCGTCGTCGCTGGCGCTCGTCGCCGACGACGGGGCGAAGGTACGTGAGTCGCTGGCCTCCAGGGCCGAGACGATGCGGCACCGCGAAATGGCCGAGATCGAGGGGGCGGCGGGTGAGAAGTCGCAGTCGATGCTTGTCGCACAGCTCCTCCTCTGCGCCGGGTTCCTGGTCTTCCTCATCTATCCGGCCGCGATGCGCGTCTTCCAGGTCTGA
- a CDS encoding type II secretion system F family protein — protein MNGISSLGGFFDPQLLYALGCGIAAGGGLALLILAIRGFEPKPGHVKAERGQRARELLQFVGRRGSIAVGVGLLVLLLTRWTVAGVAAGLLVFFWDRLFGGAAQEKIAMRRVEALAGWTESLRDTIAGAVGLEQAIPASARAAAPALRPHLDALVDRLRARMPLPEALQYLADEINDASADIIVAALILNAKLRGPGLRQVLGALSKSAREEIDMRHRVMAQRSSTRRSVQIVVVVSVAFVLGLAVFNRDFVSPYGSPMGQLVLAGVCGLFALGFWWLRKLSVIETPERFLVRAEPEVRFVRPDASQRQGGPQSPVGHQPPAGQQSPVGQHAAGQQPGGQHTTGQHPGAAQQGGQQQAPQASPFNHGQGAPR, from the coding sequence ATGAATGGCATCTCCTCGTTGGGCGGGTTCTTCGATCCGCAGCTGCTGTACGCACTGGGGTGCGGGATCGCGGCGGGCGGCGGTCTCGCCCTGCTGATCCTCGCGATCCGCGGTTTCGAGCCCAAGCCGGGCCATGTGAAGGCCGAGCGCGGCCAACGCGCCCGCGAACTGCTCCAGTTCGTCGGACGGCGCGGCTCCATCGCCGTCGGCGTCGGGCTCCTCGTGCTGCTCCTGACCCGCTGGACCGTGGCCGGTGTGGCCGCCGGGCTGCTCGTCTTCTTCTGGGACCGCCTCTTCGGCGGCGCCGCCCAGGAGAAGATCGCCATGCGCCGGGTGGAGGCGCTCGCGGGCTGGACCGAGTCGCTCCGTGACACCATCGCGGGCGCGGTCGGTCTCGAACAGGCCATCCCGGCCTCCGCACGCGCCGCGGCCCCCGCCCTGCGCCCGCACCTCGACGCGCTGGTCGACCGGCTCCGCGCCCGGATGCCGCTGCCCGAGGCCCTCCAGTACCTCGCCGACGAGATCAACGACGCGTCGGCCGACATCATCGTGGCCGCGCTCATCCTCAACGCCAAGCTGCGCGGCCCCGGCCTGCGCCAGGTGCTCGGCGCGCTCTCCAAGTCGGCGCGCGAGGAGATCGACATGCGCCACCGGGTGATGGCCCAGCGCTCGTCGACCCGGCGCAGTGTGCAGATCGTGGTCGTGGTCTCGGTGGCGTTCGTGCTCGGACTCGCCGTGTTCAACCGGGACTTCGTCTCGCCGTACGGTTCGCCGATGGGCCAGCTGGTCCTGGCCGGGGTGTGCGGTCTGTTCGCGCTCGGCTTCTGGTGGCTGCGGAAGCTGTCGGTGATCGAGACGCCGGAACGCTTCCTGGTCCGTGCCGAACCCGAGGTCAGGTTCGTACGGCCCGACGCGTCCCAGCGGCAGGGCGGGCCGCAGTCTCCCGTCGGCCATCAGCCGCCCGCCGGTCAGCAGTCTCCCGTCGGTCAGCACGCAGCTGGCCAGCAGCCCGGTGGTCAGCACACCACCGGTCAGCACCCCGGTGCAGCGCAGCAGGGCGGTCAGCAGCAGGCTCCGCAGGCCTCGCCGTTCAACCATGGCCAGGGGGCGCCGCGATGA
- a CDS encoding ATPase, T2SS/T4P/T4SS family, which translates to MSDVVDHSLVKRYRQEAGDRIAEQRRIDQVSNTPPMSGEDERQYARAVIAQILEEYARAEINAGRTPFDAETEEQYAAAVHAALFGVGRLQPLLDDPEVENIDINGCDHVFVGYADGREARVDPVAETDEELVELIQVLGAYSGLSSRPFDSANPQLDLRLPDGSRLSAVMEVARRPALSIRRARMGKVFMADLVGNGTLTPELAHFLACAVRARKNIMIAGATNAGKTTLLRALANEIPPVERLVTVERALELGLDQFPELHPNVVAFEERLPNSEGLGQISMGELVRRSLRMNPSRVIVGEVLGDEIVTMLNAMSQGNDGSLSTIHANSSSEVFNRISTYALQANERLPIEASQMLIAGAVNFVVFVQRRNNFESGGRLQRAVTSVREVNGVDGRVLSSEVFAETPDGRVLPHAPVACLDDLAVHGYRPSGAWG; encoded by the coding sequence ATGAGCGACGTCGTCGACCACAGCCTGGTCAAGCGGTACCGGCAGGAGGCCGGCGACCGGATCGCGGAGCAGCGCCGCATCGATCAGGTCAGCAACACACCGCCGATGTCCGGGGAGGACGAGCGGCAGTACGCGCGCGCCGTCATCGCCCAGATACTTGAGGAGTACGCGCGCGCGGAGATCAACGCCGGGCGTACCCCCTTCGACGCGGAGACCGAGGAGCAGTACGCGGCGGCCGTGCACGCGGCGCTCTTCGGAGTCGGGCGCCTCCAGCCGCTGCTTGACGACCCCGAGGTCGAGAACATCGACATCAACGGCTGCGACCACGTCTTCGTCGGATACGCCGACGGGCGCGAGGCCCGCGTCGACCCGGTGGCCGAGACCGACGAGGAACTCGTCGAACTCATCCAGGTCCTCGGCGCGTACTCGGGACTCTCCTCGCGTCCGTTCGACTCCGCCAACCCCCAGCTCGACCTGCGGCTCCCCGACGGCTCACGACTCTCCGCCGTGATGGAGGTCGCCCGCAGGCCCGCCCTCTCCATCCGCCGCGCCCGGATGGGCAAGGTCTTCATGGCGGACCTCGTCGGCAACGGCACGCTCACCCCCGAACTGGCCCACTTCCTCGCCTGCGCCGTCCGCGCCCGTAAGAACATCATGATCGCGGGCGCCACCAACGCCGGGAAGACCACGCTCCTGCGGGCCCTCGCCAACGAGATCCCGCCCGTCGAGCGGCTCGTCACGGTGGAACGCGCCCTGGAACTGGGACTCGACCAGTTCCCCGAACTCCACCCCAACGTCGTGGCGTTCGAAGAGCGGCTGCCCAACTCCGAGGGGCTCGGACAGATCTCGATGGGTGAGCTGGTGCGCCGGTCGCTCCGTATGAACCCCTCGCGCGTCATCGTCGGTGAGGTGCTCGGCGACGAGATCGTGACCATGCTCAACGCGATGTCGCAGGGCAACGACGGCTCGCTCTCCACGATCCACGCCAACAGCTCCAGCGAAGTCTTCAACCGTATTTCCACCTACGCGCTCCAGGCCAACGAGCGGCTGCCCATCGAGGCCAGCCAGATGCTCATCGCCGGAGCCGTCAACTTCGTCGTCTTCGTGCAGCGCCGCAACAACTTCGAGAGCGGCGGCCGCCTGCAGCGTGCCGTCACCTCGGTCCGTGAGGTCAACGGCGTCGACGGCCGCGTCCTCTCCAGTGAGGTCTTCGCCGAGACACCCGACGGGCGGGTGCTGCCGCACGCCCCGGTGGCGTGCCTCGACGACCTCGCCGTACACGGCTACCGCCCCTCAGGGGCCTGGGGGTGA
- a CDS encoding enoyl-CoA hydratase/isomerase family protein → MTKRPAFPHIGWDPTPGDVEQTRDLAKQLGKLASELGTSLNELQRIECGAWKGKTAVAFTQHISTDVTPLIKKSHDSFDKASRALHRWAGELQDFQDEADRLEKLAGKALDAQAKVEGKTDPGGKAGQSVNDAENKVDDLESRYNKAAGAISKELDKAGDIAPDEPGFWDKLVHGVEDAWNATGKWIKDHADLIKEIGDILSDLTAVLGVLAIITLPFEPLGAIFGAAAVLTSGLALLSHSIAKAAGADVSWMTLGTDAIGLLPGIGAFGKGAKVASEGAAVTRIGEFGKGFTASRIPKAFNVLATGDMAGSVKGGIGLLGRKIVLGGTGENLGLLTRESGPMSRLAGLAEAGYHQGQWLGTKGIALTGKTIDPLSNLGRSIDVAGKVIPKTVSIVMHHGEPTNPGDRLHQAAPSH, encoded by the coding sequence GTGACCAAGCGCCCCGCCTTCCCCCACATAGGCTGGGACCCCACGCCCGGTGACGTGGAGCAGACCAGGGATCTCGCCAAGCAACTCGGCAAGCTGGCAAGCGAACTCGGCACGTCATTGAACGAGCTTCAACGCATCGAGTGCGGCGCCTGGAAAGGCAAGACGGCAGTCGCCTTCACCCAGCACATATCCACCGACGTCACACCGCTGATCAAGAAGAGCCACGATTCCTTCGACAAGGCATCCCGGGCACTGCACCGGTGGGCCGGCGAACTCCAGGACTTCCAGGACGAAGCAGACCGCCTGGAGAAGCTCGCCGGGAAAGCACTCGACGCCCAAGCCAAAGTCGAGGGGAAAACTGACCCCGGCGGAAAAGCAGGCCAGTCCGTCAACGACGCCGAAAACAAAGTCGACGATCTTGAAAGTCGCTACAACAAGGCTGCCGGGGCCATCAGCAAGGAACTCGACAAGGCCGGCGACATCGCACCCGACGAGCCCGGCTTCTGGGACAAGCTCGTCCACGGCGTCGAGGACGCGTGGAACGCCACCGGAAAGTGGATCAAGGATCACGCCGACCTGATCAAGGAGATCGGGGACATACTCAGCGACCTGACCGCAGTGTTGGGCGTACTGGCCATCATCACGCTGCCGTTCGAGCCGCTCGGCGCCATCTTCGGCGCCGCCGCAGTGCTCACCAGCGGACTCGCCCTGCTGTCCCACTCCATAGCCAAGGCCGCCGGTGCCGACGTGAGTTGGATGACCCTCGGTACGGACGCGATTGGGCTTCTGCCCGGCATTGGTGCCTTTGGGAAGGGGGCCAAGGTCGCCAGCGAAGGTGCAGCAGTCACGCGCATTGGGGAATTCGGCAAAGGTTTCACGGCTAGCCGCATCCCAAAGGCATTCAATGTGCTGGCGACCGGCGACATGGCTGGTTCCGTGAAAGGCGGGATCGGACTACTTGGCAGGAAAATCGTCCTGGGGGGAACTGGAGAAAACCTCGGTCTACTCACGCGCGAGAGCGGACCAATGAGCCGCTTGGCCGGGCTCGCTGAGGCCGGCTATCACCAGGGCCAGTGGTTGGGCACCAAGGGAATCGCCCTCACCGGGAAAACGATCGATCCCCTGAGCAACCTGGGCAGGAGCATAGACGTAGCAGGCAAGGTCATTCCCAAGACCGTCAGTATCGTCATGCACCACGGTGAGCCCACGAATCCCGGTGACCGCCTCCACCAAGCAGCACCCTCGCATTAA
- a CDS encoding WXG100 family type VII secretion target, protein MAKDADITYDEMHKAAGHLTKSKTKLDETLDHLEKYIEGLVKDGYTTRKGSQAFEDSFKEFTKGAKDTIDGLTGMSKFLTNAAKAYGDLDEELAKGTRG, encoded by the coding sequence ATGGCCAAAGATGCTGATATCACTTATGACGAGATGCACAAGGCCGCCGGCCACTTGACCAAGTCGAAGACCAAGCTCGACGAGACGCTGGACCACCTTGAGAAGTACATCGAAGGTCTGGTGAAGGACGGCTACACCACCCGCAAGGGCTCGCAGGCGTTCGAGGACTCCTTCAAGGAGTTCACGAAGGGTGCGAAGGACACGATCGACGGCCTCACGGGCATGTCCAAGTTCCTCACGAACGCCGCGAAGGCGTACGGGGACCTGGACGAGGAGCTGGCCAAGGGCACCAGGGGCTAG